The uncultured Desulfatiglans sp. DNA window TCGGGCGGCAGGACGTCCCTGGCGTTGGCGTAGGGCCGTTTCATGTTTACGGATTCGCTCTCTTGAGCCATGGCTGGTCCACATCCGGGTTATGGAAACGAAGGCGGTTCTCCCGCGGGGGCGGGCCGATGATCTCGATGTATTGCCGGGTCACTTCGCCGATGCGTTCGTTGGCATCTACGAAACAGACGAGGCCGTAGTCCTCGCCGCAGGGGAAGCGGAACCGTCCCCGGTTCTGATAGAGCCGCGCCTCGGACCAACCGAGGGTTAGCGCCTGGTCGCGGATGGCATCGACCTTGTCGACGGCCGATTGCGGGACTTTCTCCGTGAAGCGCCACTCCCCGTCCTTAGGGTACAGGTACCGCTCGACAGTAGGCGCGGAAGGACATGCAACAGGAGAGACGGGTGCGGCCGAAACGGGACAGCTCTGGGCGGCCGGGTCAATCGCTGGCGGAGGATAGGTCTTGGGGTCGAGGCTCCGAACGGCGGCGAGAAGCTCGGCCTCACCGAATCGTTCGACGGCCCAGGCATGAATGGCGTTGAAGCGGGTTCGCAATCCGTCGAAGGCGGCGGAATCGAGCCGTCCTGATTCCAACGCTTTCTTGGCCAGTGCCATCTTGTGTCGGAGCCATGCGTAGTATTCCGGGTCCAGACGGCGGTAGCAGACGCTGTCGATCCCCACGTCCCGCGCGAAGTGTCGAGGTTTGTCGGTTTCCCATGAGTCCAGATTCGTGGCCGCGAAAAGGGCGGTGCCGTCGGGATCGATGGTTTCCTGCGGATCGTTGCGCTCAGCCGGTTCCGATGTCTCCGGCATGGAGACATCGACCGACAGGCCGCTTGCATCGATAGGGGCCGATCCTCCGGTGGTCTGTTGCATCATGAGTTCGAGAAGGCTCACGTTCCCTGCTCCAATCGGGTGGTTTCCGTTCATGGGATACCTACCGGAGCGGGGTCCGTACCGCCGGGATGCGAAGGTGCGAAGGTCAATGAATACGGTTCGAACCTTCGCAGGGGCCTTCGCAGTGCTGTAGATGATTGATATTGCTGATAGATATGAATAAGGAATGCGAAGGTGCGAAGGATGTAGAGGATGTCACTCCCGCGCGGACCGAAAAAACAACCGGTGGTCCGTCGGGAGACACGGGGTCACGGCACGCGATATTTTTTTTTTGAGTAAGGGGGGTGAACCCCTGAAACCCTTCGCACCTTCGCAGTGTCGGCTCAACAGCTTGATATGACGAGGTATACGGGTGCGAAGGTCCTTCGCGGTTTGCGAAGTGTACCCTTCGCACAAGGAGGCGGCGGTAGGGAAAAGGCTCAGACGAGGAAGGTGATGTCGTAGGTGGCGGTGCGCCGAACAGAATGCTCCGACCGGTTGACGNCGATCTCGAACCCGGCCTGGCGGATGGTGTCCAAGTCGTTCGAGAAACGCTGGGCGAACTGCTGCACCGAGTTCATGCTGAAGGACAGCCCGAAATCTTTGGACAGCCGTTTGACGGCCACGAACAGGTCGCGGGCCAGAGCACCCTCGACGGTGGTCTCGTTCCGAAAATCTATCTGGTAGCGTTCGAGGAAGGCCGCCTTGTTGGTCTTGGCGACGTTCAATGCNGTGCTCTCCCGGTCCGCTTCGAGCGCGTGCCGGTAGGCCTTGAAGAGCGTCGCCAGGCAGGTGGCTATGGGATTGGACTCGCGGGCGGTCTCGATGCTGACGTTGTTGAGCGTGGCGATCCGGCCCACAAACTGCGGATGAAGTTCTTCCAGCGCCCGGTCGATCACTTCCTGCTGTTCCCCGGCGAGCATCATCAGGTACATGAGACTCAGGTAATCGTTGCATCGCCTTTTGCTGTGGTTCCCGAGGCTTCGGTGCAAAAGCCGCATCACCTTTTCCTGAGCGCCGGCTTGGAGCATGGCCAGCAGATGGCTCGTGCGCTTCATCAGGGAAGAGACGATCAAGTCGCGGTGCTCCCGGAGCGCGGCCAGGATTTTGGCTTCAAGGAAACAGTCGCTCGCCTGCTCGTCCATATCGAACCGGATAATGAACGAGCGGGACAGGATTTCCGCGAGTTCCCCTCCCAAGGGTTCGATGCCGGTGGTGTTGAGCAGGCACTTGGTCCGCTCGATGACCGTTTCGGTATCCGTGCCGCTTTTGCGCTTTTCCTTGGCGATGCCGGTGATGCTGGTCAGGATGAAGGTCGTCAGGTCCTCGGTCATNTGCTTGACCTCGATGTTGTCGAGGACGATGAGCGGGTTTTGCGAGCCATCGGTATAGTTGGCCGCGTCGGTGCTCTTCTTCTGCTGTGGCTCGCCGTAGAGCAGCGCCGAAATCAACTTGCTCGCGGTTGTCTTGCCCGAGCCCGCGGGACCCTCGAACCGGGTCATGGGCCTCGTGCCGGCGAAATCAATCAGGAGGAAACAGGAGAGCCACGAGAGGATCAGCACCCGATCCCCCGGCGCACAGGTGAGATTGTCGAGCAGCAGCTCCACCAGGAGCCGGTCGGCTTCCGCGGGATCGGCGTCGGCAAGGAAGCGGATCGGTGCCATCTTCCGCGAACCGTCCAGGATGATCCCGTCNGCGTTGCCGCCGTTCTTGAGGATTTCGACTCCCTCCGGAGTGATCTTGGCGATCTCGTGGTCGGTGTTGTTCAGGTTGAAGTAGACCGTTTCCCTGGCCACGTCCGTGTGAAGCCAGGAAAAATGCTCCCGCACCTGTCCGCGCTCCACCGCCAGGTTTGACAGCACCTCGTAAAACGTGCGGCCGCCGCCGGTGGTCTGTACCATCCCGGTGTGCTTGTACATGAGGGATGCGTATAGCCGCTTGCGGCCCCGGTCGGGCGTGTCCATCCACAAGATCGTGTCCTCGAAGAACATGAACGGTTCGCCCTGGGGTGTGCGGAAGAACCTGGCCCCATGGGCGGCGAACCATTCGTAGGCGGCTTCGGCGGCGAGCGTGAAGTCGGGCGAGCCGCGTTCTTCTTCGGTCGCAAGCAGGACTTCCTCGATCCGTGCCCGGCACGATCCGGGAGATGCATCCGATGATCGCTTTTCCCGCTTCCGTTCCTGCCTGGCCTGGGACCGTTGCTCTTTTTGCACCGCCCGCACTTGATCGCGCAGCGTGGCCAGCGAGAGTCCCGTCTTGCCGAACCGCTCCTGAATGAGTTTCAGATGGCGGTTCTGCTCCAGCGGGGAGAGGTATGCGGCTTCGCGCAGGATCGGTTCGAGCAGCCGGTTGCGCTCCTCCTCCGAGACGTCGGTAGGCAGATGAGAGATGCCGAACTCCAAGGGCGTCTCGGCCTTTGACAGCAACTCTTCGAAGTCTTGGGCGGAGTGACCGGCCACGAAGTAGTCGTTGACGTCGATTTTGGCTTCGGAGAGCAGGCGCTCGGCCTCACGGATTTCCTCCGTGGTCCTACCTTCAAGACGCTTGGTCAGCTCGCGGGCACCCACGGCGGCGTCAAGAGCAAACCGCTCCCGCAACTCCCGGCGGGCGTTCTCGCGTCTTTCATCCAGGGGGAGAAGCGCAAGACG harbors:
- a CDS encoding conserved hypothetical protein (Evidence 4 : Unknown function but conserved in other organisms), producing the protein MNGNHPIGAGNVSLLELMMQQTTGGSAPIDASGLSVDVSMPETSEPAERNDPQETIDPDGTALFAATNLDSWETDKPRHFARDVGIDSVCYRRLDPEYYAWLRHKMALAKKALESGRLDSAAFDGLRTRFNAIHAWAVERFGEAELLAAVRSLDPKTYPPPAIDPAAQSCPVSAAPVSPVACPSAPTVERYLYPKDGEWRFTEKVPQSAVDKVDAIRDQALTLGWSEARLYQNRGRFRFPCGEDYGLVCFVDANERIGEVTRQYIEIIGPPPRENRLRFHNPDVDQPWLKRANP
- a CDS encoding DNA primase catalytic core domain protein translates to MAFERQDNVREYYRRITEVDIGMVARELLGAHVLHESDRLLQCDCPNHSSQSHRSLHVMLDKQGWYCFGCGVGGDVLQLVEFIQSGRVTRGQSGSMPESHQHARDFLADKAGLQSLAKHGLSPEELAEAEAERLVELRVHEVLTALAEXYHGRLKDNHEVLEWLRSKYGLSAETVDRLLIGYADNDGDEGIVRKLTCKERGFSPRDLAASGAFRPTNQDGLDPFFDRRVVFPYWSRGRVVFMIGRKTPWTPDKPWEQGKYKKLPVHDENTRXHIAPCIDNSHLYNEDCLLADPERLIITEGVTDCISLMEHGFPAVSPVTVRIREADWERLLPRLRNVKTVYVCQDNEISQAGLNGALKTAAVLSEHRIQTRLALLPLDERRENARRELRERFALDAAVGARELTKRLEGRTTEEIREAERLLSEAKIDVNDYFVAGHSAQDFEELLSKAETPLEFGISHLPTDVSEEERNRLLEPILREAAYLSPLEQNRHLKLIQERFGKTGLSLATLRDQVRAVQKEQRSQARQERKREKRSSDASPGSCRARIEEVLLATEEERGSPDFTLAAEAAYEWFAAHGARFFRTPQGEPFMFFEDTILWMDTPDRGRKRLYASLMYKHTGMVQTTGGGRTFYEVLSNLAVERGQVREHFSWLHTDVARETVYFNLNNTDHEIAKITPEGVEILKNGGNADGIILDGSRKMAPIRFLADADPAEADRLLVELLLDNLTCAPGDRVLILSWLSCFLLIDFAGTRPMTRFEGPAGSGKTTASKLISALLYGEPQQKKSTDAANYTDGSQNPLIVLDNIEVKXMTEDLTTFILTSITGIAKEKRKSGTDTETVIERTKCLLNTTGIEPLGGELAEILSRSFIIRFDMDEQASDCFLEAKILAALREHRDLIVSSLMKRTSHLLAMLQAGAQEKVMRLLHRSLGNHSKRRCNDYLSLMYLMMLAGEQQEVIDRALEELHPQFVGRIATLNNVSIETARESNPIATCLATLFKAYRHALEADRESTALNVAKTNKAAFLERYQIDFRNETTVEGALARDLFVAVKRLSKDFGLSFSMNSVQQFAQRFSNDLDTIRQAGFEIXVNRSEHSVRRTATYDITFLV